Proteins from a genomic interval of Flammeovirgaceae bacterium SG7u.111:
- a CDS encoding SUMF1/EgtB/PvdO family nonheme iron enzyme, with the protein MKRIYSLLVLMLFTACKPQKAEVVVLENPSPKVDGYSSQNIYEIIFMNDPIRPKDEVMHKELSYDFDLPEEMFFVSGGYMAKGDGSQVKINGFLMDYEPVKTYDYYEFLAANGRAEDSSLVNLKGMVKGLSWVEANAFCEWKGKRLPTERELIYVMLQEGKGNLGKYLPEIWLGEWLDENDDPLFVPSNVSKKKVWVKEGADKWFIKGLFPNAKGHEVGFWCVKEIID; encoded by the coding sequence TTGAAAAGAATATACTCATTGTTGGTGTTGATGCTTTTTACTGCTTGCAAGCCCCAAAAAGCAGAAGTGGTAGTTTTAGAAAACCCAAGCCCAAAGGTTGATGGCTATTCTTCTCAAAATATCTATGAGATTATTTTCATGAATGACCCTATCAGGCCAAAAGATGAGGTGATGCACAAAGAGCTTTCCTATGATTTTGACCTTCCCGAAGAGATGTTTTTTGTGTCAGGAGGATACATGGCAAAAGGAGATGGGTCTCAGGTGAAAATCAATGGTTTTTTGATGGATTACGAGCCTGTGAAAACTTATGATTATTATGAGTTCTTGGCGGCGAATGGTCGGGCTGAAGATTCTTCGCTGGTGAATTTGAAAGGTATGGTGAAGGGGCTTTCATGGGTTGAAGCTAATGCGTTTTGCGAGTGGAAAGGCAAAAGGCTTCCTACGGAAAGGGAGCTGATTTACGTGATGCTACAAGAGGGGAAAGGGAACTTAGGTAAATATTTACCAGAAATATGGCTAGGGGAATGGTTGGATGAGAATGATGATCCTCTTTTTGTTCCAAGTAATGTGAGTAAAAAGAAAGTGTGGGTGAAAGAAGGAGCAGATAAATGGTTTATAAAAGGACTTTTCCCTAATGCAAAGGGGCATGAGGTGGGATTTTGGTGTGTAAAAGAAATAATTGATTAG